The Nostoc sp. NIES-3756 DNA window CACGGTGCAGATTTAATTCTTGGAATACATAATCAGTAGCGGCTTTTAAAGATTCTGTCATATACCCTTTACCTTGTTCAGCCTCTGCCAAGCTATATCCCACATAGCAAAAATGGGCAGCACCTTTGACAAAGTTACTAAAATTTATAGTGCCAATAATTTTAGTTGGTTGCTTTTTGGGAAATATGAATAACTTTAAAGATTGGTCGTGAATAAATTCTAAAAAATTATTTTCAACTTGATAATGCCAATATTCTGTTGTAAAAAAATGTTCAGCCCAAGTAGGGTAATATGGGGTTAAATAGGCTTTATTATCAATAAAGTATTTGAGGATGCTGGGAATATCTTCTTGAATACCTATACGTAATAATAGGCGATCGCTAGTAATTATCGGTAGTTCTGACTTCATAACCTAGATGGGCAAATGCTATTCCTTGATCTATGTTAAGAGTTGCGATCGCTTTCTGGCACAGATTATCAATGCAATTACGTAACGACTCAGCATTGCTTAATGTGAAGAGAGCTTCATCTATCTGATCAGTCCTTCTTGATGTTTGTAATAAAGTAGCTTGATTGAAGCGCACTCACTAAATCACGTATGACATGAAATATATTTGTCTTTGCCAACCATTGATGTTGTAGTTAAATAACAGGTAATAGCCACAAGCTGAGTAGGCAATGTGAACAAGTCCATAATGCCCTGAATCATCAAATCCTACCCGTGACAAAGTGAAGACTCCACGACGCTTTTGATATTCTTGCGGTTCGATTTCTGAGAGAAAGCGGTATCCATTCTCAACTTGAAATTTCTTTTCTAAACGCCATTCACGGGAGTTTTTAGTTTCATAGTCTTCAATCATCCCTTTACGCCTCAAGCACTCATATTTGAATGCTCCTGCAAAGCGTGGTTTATTAATGTGATATCTGTAAAATGGATTGTCGCCTGTATAGTCATTGAAAATTGTATCGGGGCGATGAAACAAAAATAATCTTGTTTCCTGACAAAGCGCAGTGTATATTTCATACTCAGCTTGTGAAATTACGCTTTCAGTTTCCATGACGCTTTTTCTTTTCTCAATCGCCTCACCAAAAGCTTGAGTAACTGCTAACCAATGATTTGGATTTTACTTGCTGCATCTGTCGCTTTCTCCCTAGCGGCTTCCACGTTCTCGGCTTTGGCTAAGGCTACACCCATGCGGCGGTAAGGGTGTGCTGTGGGTTTACCAAATAATCTGATGTCTACATCTGGTTCGGCTAAGGCTTCAGCGATTCCTGTAAAGGCTACTGTATCTAATTTTTCTGATGCTAAAATTACGGCACTGGCTGATGGCCCTAACTGTTCTATTTTGGGAATTGGTAAGCCTAAAATTGCTCGTAAATGTAACTCAAATTCGTTCAAGTTTTGGGAGATTAATGTTACCATTCCCGTATCGTGGGGACGGGGTGATAGTTCGGAAAAGATTACTTCGTCTTTGGTAATAAAAAATTCTACGCCAAATATGCCGGCTCCACCTAAAGCGTCGGTGACTTTTTTGGCTATTTCTTGAGCTGCTAATATTTTATCTTCACCAAGGTTGGCTGGTTGCCAAGATTCTTGATAATCGCCTCTTTCTTGACGATGGCCGATGGGTGAACAGAAAACTGTCGGACTATCCCACTGTTTAATAGTCAGGAGGGTGATTTCGATTTCAAAGTTGATAAATTCTTCGACTATGACTTTTTGACTGTCACCACGAGAATTAGCGATCGCATAATTCCAAGCTTTCTCTACTTCCTCTTTTGTCCCTACTACCGATTGTCCTTTACCAGAGGAAGACATCACAGGTTTAACTACGTTAGGAAAGCCTATTTTATCAGAAACAGCAATCAATTCTTCCAGAGTTACAGCATAGCCATATTTCGCTGTTCTAATACCTAATTCTGCATGGGCTAATTCCCGGATGCGATCGCGGTTCATTGTATAGTTTGTAGCCACAGCCGTAGGAATTACAGTTATACCTCGCGCTTCAAATTCCTGTAATTTCTCGGTTCTAATCGCTTCAATCTCTGGTATAATAAAGTCTGGTTGATGCTTAGTAACTACCGCTTCTAAATCATCAGCACTAAGCATCGATATGACTTCACAACAGTCGGCGACCTGCATGGCTGGAGCGTTGGCGTAGCGGTCAACGGCTATAACATAATTTCCTAAACGTTGAGCCGCAATGACAAATTCTTTGCCCAATTCCCCTGACCCCAATAACATTAATTTTTGGGGTAACTTAGTCGCCTTAATCATGCACCTTATCTCAGCTAATTCCTCAATCTAATCATCTTCAACCAAATGGTTAAACTTAGCTCCCCGCAGTTGTAATTCTTTACGTTGCTGCTTGGTTAAACCATTACCAATACCTAGTTGACACTCTTCCACAAGGGTTTCTAACCAAACAGTTCCGTTGAGGGTTGCGCCTCTTAAATCTGCTTTTCTCAGGTCAGCTTTGGTGAAATTGACAAAAATTAGGTCAGCGTTTAATAGGCTAGTTCCTTGTAAATTTGCCTCTGTTAAGTTACCGCGAATTAAACTGACATCATCTAAGTTTAAATTAGACAAATCAGCCCCAGACAGATTCGGAAATTTCATCTCTCCCGGATTTTGGAGAAAGCGGATTACACAATCAATGTTCTCATCATTCAATCGAATTTTAGACAAGAATTTAAAACGACCTAGACCTAATTCTTGGAGAATTTGCAGGCGTTGTGCTGGACTCTGTTCTAAAAAATGAATGGACTGAGAGCGGAGTTCTTGGTCTTGAGTATGAGGATTGATCATGATCATTGTTTGGCACTATATCTAACTATTTGGATGCACGGCTAAAGTTATCAATAGCCCGATGAAC harbors:
- the purT gene encoding formate-dependent phosphoribosylglycinamide formyltransferase, encoding MIKATKLPQKLMLLGSGELGKEFVIAAQRLGNYVIAVDRYANAPAMQVADCCEVISMLSADDLEAVVTKHQPDFIIPEIEAIRTEKLQEFEARGITVIPTAVATNYTMNRDRIRELAHAELGIRTAKYGYAVTLEELIAVSDKIGFPNVVKPVMSSSGKGQSVVGTKEEVEKAWNYAIANSRGDSQKVIVEEFINFEIEITLLTIKQWDSPTVFCSPIGHRQERGDYQESWQPANLGEDKILAAQEIAKKVTDALGGAGIFGVEFFITKDEVIFSELSPRPHDTGMVTLISQNLNEFELHLRAILGLPIPKIEQLGPSASAVILASEKLDTVAFTGIAEALAEPDVDIRLFGKPTAHPYRRMGVALAKAENVEAAREKATDAASKIQIIG
- a CDS encoding pentapeptide repeat-containing protein — its product is MIMINPHTQDQELRSQSIHFLEQSPAQRLQILQELGLGRFKFLSKIRLNDENIDCVIRFLQNPGEMKFPNLSGADLSNLNLDDVSLIRGNLTEANLQGTSLLNADLIFVNFTKADLRKADLRGATLNGTVWLETLVEECQLGIGNGLTKQQRKELQLRGAKFNHLVEDD
- a CDS encoding GNAT family N-acetyltransferase yields the protein MKSELPIITSDRLLLRIGIQEDIPSILKYFIDNKAYLTPYYPTWAEHFFTTEYWHYQVENNFLEFIHDQSLKLFIFPKKQPTKIIGTINFSNFVKGAAHFCYVGYSLAEAEQGKGYMTESLKAATDYVFQELNLHRVMANYMPHNQRSGNVLKRLGFVVEGYARDYLLINGKWQDHILTSLTNPKWKSYENR